In Callithrix jacchus isolate 240 chromosome 18, calJac240_pri, whole genome shotgun sequence, one DNA window encodes the following:
- the CD84 gene encoding SLAM family member 5 isoform X4 produces MAQHHVWILLLCLQTCRLGKPKITQSLITSVNSTCNVTLTCSVEKEENNVTYRWSPLGKEGDVLQIFRTPKDQELTYTCTAQNPVSNNSDSISAQQLCADIPMSFRTHHTSLLSVLAIFFLLVLILSSVFLFRLYKRRQDAASKKTTYTYVMASRDTRPAESRIYAEILQSKVLPSKEELVNTVYSEVQLSDKMRKASTQDSKPPGTSSYEIVI; encoded by the exons GTCGGCTTGGGAAACCAAAAATTACACAGAGTTTAATAACATCTGTGAACAGCACCTGTAATGTCACACTGACATGCTctgtggagaaagaagaaaataatgtgacATACAGATGGAGTCCCCTGGGAAAAGAGGGTGATGTCCTTCAAATCTTCCGGACTCCTAAGGACCAAGAGCTGACTTACACGTGTACAGCCCAGAACCCTGTCAGCAACAATTCTGACTCCatctctgcccagcagctctgtgcAG ATATCCCAATGAGCTTCCGTACTCACCACACCAGTTTGCTGAGCGTGCTGGCTATATTCTTTCTGCTTGTTCTCATTCTGTCTTCAGTGTTTTTGTTCCGTTTGTACAAGAGGAGACAAG ATGCGGCCTCAAAGAAAACCACATACACATATGTCATGGCTTCAAGGGACACCCGGCCAGCAGAGTCCAGAATTTATGCTGAAATCCTCCAGTCCAAG GTGCTCCCCTCCAAGGAAGAGCTGGTGAACACAGTTTATTCCGAAGTGCAGTTATCTGATAAG atgaggaaagccAGCACACAGGACAGTAAACCACCTGGGACTTCAAGTTATGAAATTGTGATCTAG